The genomic region GTTCATTACCaggaaaatagtaaaattttatttctagttttttaatattttcatgaTTCAGTTTCAATCTGTTTTTGTGTTCTTGGATTGTGCAACCAAGTGCAAAAGCATCTGCACATCACATAAATGCTACTACGCATCTATCCACTTTAAAGCATAAAAGTAGTTATGTATATCCAACATGAGTTGACTTTGTTTGctattaagtttatttttaagagTTTATATTTTCTTGTTTTCAGTTTGGTCCATGCTTTGTTTTGGAAGAGAATccaatgaaattttttttttttaatatattggtGATCTTTTCTCACGTGTAAGCCTCTAGCATTGCACCAAAGAAACTATTATGGATCAGTATGTGGCTTTGACTACACTATGTGAATGTTGTTTtgtttctcctttcccttttaaTTTTCTAAATGAATTTTGAGAAGATTCCCTTGACATCTTTATCAACAAAATAGCTGGAGATATAATAATGCGCTCATCATTACTAAGGTGTAAAACAAATTCATTTTGACTAATAAGACATCCAAGCCAAGCAGCATTTAATGCCATTAAACTTTTATATTACTACGATGCGAGTGTCTGATATAGATATATGTCCAATGGAGGTATGTTTAGTTTTTCTTAGCTTTCTCATATATTTGGAGGATCCGTGGAGGGTCATATCCCCATACTCATATTAGATATGGATTCTTGACACAGTACTTCGAGAAAATTGAAGAGTCAGAGCATCTTAGTTTAACTTGATCCACTAGAATTGTATTCACAAATATGGTTGTGCTAGAAGGACTATTTTATTCAATGCTAGTTTTATTGTTACTGGATTGTTTCCTTAACGAGAAGTTTTAAGATGACTTTGATTTCTTCTTTGTTGTAAGTCTGGAGGTTTCATCTTCATTATCAGTACTTAACTTATTTGAAAGTATCATTTAGGGTTTTGAAGCTGAAAGGAAATAATTATGTTTCCCTCTTCTGATCTTTTCAGCCTGATAGATATTTCAGAGGTAAGGTTGAAAGTGTCATTGGAGACAGCACCAGCTCAAAGACCTCATGGAGTTCTGGGTGTGTGGAGTCCTATACTTTCTGCTGTTGGAAACGCATTTAGAATTCAGGTCTGGGAACATTTTTTACTTAACATGACAGCACTCCTGCCTAATAAAGTAGCATTTAGGATATTGAGGCAGCAGACATTCTATAGGAAGAGTTCTTTTACATGAATAAGGCTACTGACTTTTGAGCCTTTAATTATAGGTGCATCTTAGAAGGGTGATGCGCAAAGACAGATTCATGCGGAGAAGTTCCATAGCTCGTGCAGTTGTAAACCGTATTTGGCAAGATTTGATTCATAACCCTCTTCACTTGTTATTTTCAGTAGATGTACTTGGTATGACTAGTTCGACCTTGGCTTCTCTGAGTAAGGGATTTGCAGAGCTTTCAACTGATGGGCAGTTTCTGCAAATGCGCTCAAAGCAGGTAAGCTTTTCCTTTTGTTTCTGTTAATAACTTCAGTTTAAAAATTTGAGAAGTAGATTAACCTAAGATCAGGTATCATCAAGGAGAATCACTGGGGTAGGTGACGGAATTATTCAAGGAGCAGAAGCTCTTGCCCAGGGTGTTGCTTTTGGTGTGGTTGGGGTTGTGAGAAAACCGGTGGAAAATGCCAGACAGTATGGTCTCCTAGGACTTGCACAGGGAATAGGACGTGCTTTCCTAGGAATCTTTGTTCAACCTGTCAGCGGGGTATTAGATTTCTTCTCATTGACAGTTGATGGAATTGGTGCTAGTTGTTCCAAATGTTTGGAGGTTTTGAATAACAAAAGCACCTTTCAGAGAATTAGAAATCCCCGAGCTATTCGTGCTGATGGTATACTTAGAGAGTACTCTGAGAAAGAAGCTACTGGTCAGGTACCAAATTGGCCTTTTTGATATATGGAAATTGTTTGTCACGAGATTGACAATGGAAAAGTGTGCTTATTAAGCCCCATGAATCTGTTCACACATTGAAAGAAATAGAAATATGTATTCTTTATCTATCTGTTTGGAAAATATTTGTGAATTTGATTGTTTGTCCTTTGTTTCCAGATGGTACTCTATCTGGCACAAGCAAGTCAACATTTTGGCTGTACAGAAATATTCAAAGTGCCCTCAAAATTTGCTTGGTCTGATCATTACGAAGAGCATTTTCTACTAACAAACCACAAAATAGTTTTGGTGACCGATAAGCGAGTTATGCTCTTGCAGGTGACTCAAGGGAATCCTTTTTTTGCTCAAGGACTTTAGGGGAATTGAGCTATGACACtgcatatataaataaattttggcTGATTTTCTGATGCATTCTTTCTCCATTGTCCACAGTGTTCATCGCTCGACAAAATGGACAAAAAACCTTGCAAGATCATGTGGGATGTTCCATGGAAAGAGCTCCTGGCACTGGAGTTGGCAAACCAAGGCAATCAATTGCCTTCTCACTTGCTCCTACATCTTAAGAATTTTAAGAGATCAGAATCTTTTGTTAGAGTCATAAAGTGCAATGTTGAAGAGGTTGAGGGAATAGAACCACAAGCTGTTAAGATATGTTCAGTAGCGCGTAAGATGTGGAGAATGTATCAAGCTGACGTAAACAGCATTATGTTAAAGGTTCGTACTTTCCATACATCTTTATCCTTTTACATAAACAATACTTATAAGATTCTCCACGTGCAGGTTCCTTCAAGCCAGAGGTACGTATATTTTTCCGGGAGTGAGAATGATAGGAAATCAGTACATGCCCTCAAGAAATCCATCATCAAGTCAAGAGAGCTCTCTTCATCAAGTTCTGCACTTGAAGAAACTAAATTTGTTAGACACAGTGTAAACTTTATGAAGATCTGGAGCAGCGAGAGAGAATTGAAAGGTCGATGTTCGTTATGCAGAAAAAAGGTGCTTTATGATTTACCATACTATACTTGTTGCAGTCAAGATAATTTAATGGCACATTCTCAACATAAAAAGTTTATTTTGTCTATCAGGCATCAGATGATGGTGGATTGTGTAGCATTTGGAGGCCCACTTGTCCAGACGGGTAACTATTAAATTCTTCGTAGCACTTTTTTGTCTTATATAGATTAGAGTTTGTATTTACTCAAAAGTCTTATTTCTGAATCTGATTGCTGTAGCTTCCTGTGTTTACATGAAATATGTAGCCTTTACGTTCAGAATGTTCTGCTGGTGCTAATCACTTGTGACCCGAAATTACGGAAGTGTTGTAAACCTTGAAAAATACTTATTTTATGATAAATGGTAGCAcctattacatttagtggtaaaagtaccatggaggtcCCTGTATAGGAGTAAGATTACGTTTTGTCCCTCTACTGAAAAAGGGAAAATTATTctttatacattagatcaaagaccAAATTGGCCCTTTCTGTTAAAAAAATTATCCAtttgtactgttaaaaactgGCATGGTTGATGGAATAACCAAACATTGACACTTGGCGTGTCATGTGTACCTCAAGTTGACCGACATGGACTAGTTTTTAACAGCAGAAATGGATGTAATTTTTAATAGGatcagtttgctctttgatctaaagTACAAAAACTAGTTTTTCCATATTTTGAGTAAAGGGGGAAAAATGCAATCAGATTCCTAGTACaggcctccatgatacttttactgaCTTTAGTCATTTCTTGATGTACATTGCTATCTAGTGAACCATGTTAGTACTTGTTGCTTCTTTTCCCCCCTATTTGTTTTTAAATATCAAGCAGAATAATTTTATTTCCTTCAGGTATGTCTCTGTCGGTGACATAGCTCGTGTTGGGAACCATCCTCCTAATGTTGCAGCTGTTTATCAAAGCATCGACAAGCTATTTGCACTTCCCGTGGGTTATGACTTGGTAGGAATATCGGATTCGATCTTTCAAATAGCCATCTTGAGGACTTTTAGGAGCTACTTAATGACATCCTGTTTTAGTTGCATGAATTCAAATCGTCATATTTGAGAGTTTTTTGCAGGTGTGGAGGAATTGTATGGATGACTACACAACTCCAGTGTCTATTTGGTATCCAAGAGCTCCCGAAGGATTCATCAGTCTCGGTTGTGTTGCTGTACCAGGTTTTGAGGAGCCAGAACCCGATTTAGTACAATGTGTGGCCGAAGTAATATTGGAGGAAACTACATTTGAAGAGCAAAAAATATGGTCTGCACCAGAATCATATCCATGGGGTTGTCATGTTTACCAAGTCAAAAGTGAAGCTCTTCATTTTGTTGCTTTAAGGGAAAGTAAAGAATACAAGGATTGGAAACCCAGGAAAATTCCTGATCATTTCCAGCCTCAGCAATCATTAGAAGAAGCTCActgaatctttttttttttcttgtgccATTTTTTTAGATTGAATGTgagatgtatgtatgtatgtacaaATTGGTTTGACCTTTAAGTATTGTTAATACCAAAAATCAAAGATGTAAATGAATCCCAATAAGCATTTTTTTGATAAAGTAAAGAAGTATATTTCAACAGAAGTTTGACTGTTTTTTTAGTTTACTAATTAGCAGTCAAGATAAATTTGAATAGTTGGTACACTGGCAGGTTGGATTTAAGACGAGTTTAAGAATAATATTAACATGTAAAATTTTGTCCATTTATATATGACTAAGTTTAGGTTATAGTGCTATATATcactatatattatttttatatataatgaattatataatattactttataatataatatatcatGAATTTAAAATGATTTGAGCTATTATCTATATTTTAAACGAATTTAATCTTTTGACAATTCATTTTGAGTTTAATATTTTAATCCTAAACTTACAAAATTCAAGGGCCATAATAAcattttaaactttttaattttataaaaaattattttagtcatCCATTTAATAGATGTGAATTGTTATATAAATAACAcatcatatttttaaatttaaaaattaattaaatactaaCCATATTTATATCACATCaataaagataaaaattaaatatgggGCTAAAATGACGTTTTCTATTAAGTTGGGAGCCAAATAAGTCATTTTACCAAACTTTTGAGCGAGTACTCCTTCATGATTAAGTCCAGTGTAGATATTGTATTATCTCTAACAACAAAATGAATAATATACATAGATCCGAAAAcaaaatgagaaatgaaatagCAAAACTTTTATTCCTTTTTAACAAAAATTTGAAATAGACAAAGAAACATCATCCTTCTATCAATCAAGTACAACCAATTTCTGATACTCTTCACCAGAAATAGCAGCTTCCATAACAGCAACAGGGTTTATATCACCATCTTCATCCAAAAACATCTTTAATAAATTCTTCGAAAATCCACTAACCAAAGCAACCCCTTTTTGAGTTGCAGGCAATGGTGTAGCCCTTGAATGTCTCAAATTCCAAAACACAATTTGTGGGATCACATCTCCATACCCTTTCTCTGTAAATTTCTTTACAATAACATCATAATCAGTCTCCCATGGTGACATTGAAGCTTGATCAAATTCCATATCACTAAACACAAACAACCTTTTAATCATTTGTTCTGGTTTTAAATTCCCATCAACAGCAACTTTCAATATAAGATCAAATACTTTTTGAAAATCAGTGTTGCCACCCCATTCCATATCTCTCACAAACTGTGTTTTTTCCTTCAAGTTTCCACCTTCTACTAATTTAAGTTTAGGGCTTTCACTAAAAGTTATAAGCTTTCCTTTCCATGGTTTTTCACTTAAATCCGATACCAATACGCCTAATGCGACTGAAACTTCCATTGGTGTCCCGTGCATACTACCGGAAACATCGGAAACCGCCATACAATTACGAAGTTTACCTCTTTGTAATAAGTCATTcaccatccgctgccattgaagCTCTGCTACTTGCTCAACTTGTTCGTCGTCGGCTTTGTTTAATTCAGCGATTATTTCGTGTGGGAGTAATGCACCGGATGCGATAGTCGACTTACCGGCTTTTACGTCTTCTAAATACTTCGAAAACCGATCTTTATCGTGTTTTAAAAACTTCTCCTTGTAAAACTTCATTGCTATAGAAGCTACTCTGTTGTAAGGGATTGAATCCCATTTATTTGCACCAATGTATACTTCTGGTAATTCTAAAACTTTACGCAGTGGCACTAACACATCTTTCCTAAGCCGATCACGAACACGGTAAGCATAATGTTCTTCATCGATTCCTTCATATTCAGGATAATTTTCTCGAGAAAATATTTTCTTGGAAATGCTTTCACATAACAATGTTGATTTATCAAATGAAGAATCAATTGAAGGACACCATTTTGCAGCAAGACCAATCTTTCTAGTTTCATTAGATTTCAAAAACTCCATATCTGATTTAAGACAAGCAGCAAAAAGATCAGAGACACGTTCATAAAGGAACCTGAAATCTGGGTCTCTTGAATATCGCCCGATCACCTTTTTAGCCATTGAaatcttcttttcctttcttaaatCCCTTGCTTTTGCTTTCTCCAAATTCGGGTTTGTAGCTCctttgggttttgatttttccACTTTTTGCTTCTTTGAATAACAACGGCTTCCCTCTCTGAATATCCCCATCTTTCTCATCAACCAATCTTGTTTTTGAACCTGTCTAACCGTAGATCCTTCAAGCAAACGATACAGAATTTCGGGTAAATCCTTGAAATACCCAAAATTAACAAAGGAATCCAAATTACAAGCAAGGGTTTTAGGATGATGATCGTGTAACCAAAACGCCGCCGTATAAAACCCTTCCTTGTCGGATTTCCCTGTACCACGAACACCACGTAAGTTACAAATTAGCTTCAGAGTCATCAATGGATCAAAATTCCAAGCTCGACCCAACATTTCTCTAATGGAATCGGGTGGGGAATTAGGTACCACATGGAAAAAAAAGTCAAGGCAAGGATTGCCGGTGGCTAAATAAGTGGCTGAATTATTTTCGGTGAATCCCATCGAAGGTGTGTTTTTGGCTTTATTGAAATTAGCCAACATTAGATCCATGAATGGATCGCTTGGAACTTTAGTGGTGGTGGTGGCGACAGTGGTTTCAGGCTTTGGAGGAGTGGGGTGGCGGAGCTCCGGTGGGCCGAGAAGAGACGGTGGCGACATTGTTGATGAGGGCTAAAGAAGAAGGGATTTTGTTTCGAATGTAGAGCGACGTGCTTGAATATGGTTTATTTATAACGGACGCCTTACCTTGGTCCCCAAGAAtatgattatttttctatttttacccTTTTATCTAATAGGAAATTTCtcttctttgaaattttatttttgtattatctTAATAATTAagcaataaattaatttattgtcagggaaaaaaaattatttttggaataattacaTGTACGTTACATAATTTCAAAAGgctttattttttttcataaattGGCCCTTTAAAGGATTTGTTTGCAAACTACAAAAATAATCACTAAATTTTGGTGAAATTTCTTTCTTTTGTCACAGAACTataaaaagttacattttagtcattaaaGTTATCGTTTATAACGTTTTGGTCATTCATCCGTTGATGGTCGTTACAATCTTAACCGAAAAGTGAAGTGGCATTTTACTTCAAGGATATATATCCAATTTGATCCTTGAACTAtatttaaaacattcaatttggtacttttacAACATTTTAACAATAATcccaaaaaattattaaaaattataaagaaatgaaaaatctttaaaaatatcagaaaattcattatttatttttgaaattataaaatatttctttaaaattataattatgtaaaaaaataaaaatgataaagttGAAAGTTAAAAATCATAGTGTCTTAGATTCAAATATCTCACTACGTAGATTTTAATgactttatataaataaaatgacTAAAGACCTCTCATATTAAGATAACTTATTTggtagaaataataattttagttattttctaattaaattagtGCTCAATCGACCAAAGGACACAGATTTAATTAAGTATTTAAATATAGTATAAATAAGTACATTATAAtaactatattattatttaaactttTTAACTCAACTGACGCCATGAGTCAAATTAACTCAATTGAAAAtgactaaaaataattatttttacgaagtaacaaatattaatataaggtATTGTTGAAAGTTTCAATTTAACTATTTCAATTAAAACTTTTtgatttttatatactttttcataagTATATTGTTTCCGTAACTTTTTTACGTTGTTATAATCTagtatataataaatttattatattaaaattactattataatatttttgtactaattacattttagttaatatattatttggtacTTAAGTTTggctttaatatttaattttgaaccttagtttttttcaatttggtacttaaatttaattataatgtttaatttgatacttgagtttttttttttgttgcaaTCAATTATTTAACTTTGGCTTAATGTCCAATTTGATACTTAAGCTTTTTATTTTGTCTCAATTAAGTACCTATGTTTTTTTACTATGGTACACATGTCAAATATTCATTAAGTCACCTGATACCATTTTAtctgggtactaaattgaacattaaagctaaattcaagtaccaaattgagataaaaaaaatattagtactaaattaaacattaaaagtaAATTCAAGTTTGAAATGATATATtgacatttaaaattttaagggatTTCGATTTTGTCGTCCATTATCTAAGGTGAATCCCATTTGATAATAGATGATTATCACCTATCTTCCTTGATTTTTTGCCGAGGATTTGGGGCATTGAAAGTGACTATCATAAAACGCATCGTTTTACCATGTTGAAACTTTAAAGTTTACTTTTCTCTGAAGAACTTTCTTGGTAGAAACTTTCCTTTCCTTTTGCATTTTCTCATCAAACTTTAGACCTTTTATAGAGAActcaaatatatgaaaatatttctTTCAATCAATTTTTAGGAGGCCAGCACATTACTAATACGTTATTTCAACTTCCAATAAACTAGTGACACGTgggtttttatttgttaaaagttaTGTAATTTTGAATATACACTATagataaattgtaattttttaagtGAAATTCTTCCAAACTGCTATACATGATTGTAAGACTCAACCATGCCAACTTTAGTTTCAAGGAAAGTCACTTTATTACCATCCTTGGGAAACAATTATTACATATCTTCATTTTATTTGAAGAATCTCGTTAAGTCAACCACTTTGATCAGAGAAATTTATCTATTGaaaatattttatcaaaaaaGTGTATTTGTCATTGCATGGTTATTGGTACCAATGCTTTGTATACATATTCTGTACGTGGATCTTatcctatcatatcaatatccACTTAAGATAATTTATAAAGACAAAATTCACTATAATTTCCAAATGCATATGTTAAAGGCTCACCAACAACTCAACAAGTCACTCAATAAGGTACGTGACTTCATGGGATCCACATGAAAAACTTATAAATTCCCTTCATAAGCATAGCTCAATCCCTTTTTTTACGATTAACCTTATGACTTCGCACATCCATCATGTGAATCATCTCCAACCTCTCAAACCGCTTCTTTGTACGAACAAATTTCATTTAGCATTTTGATGATCTTTTATCTAAGtcatttcattttaaaaatatttaattatggtTTTAGTACCTCTACCATGCAAAATATGGTTGATAGGATTTTCATGCGACTTTAACTATATAATCAGAtaccaataaaataaaattcacatTATTACTTTaaaaacatcaactaattatGGTATCAATTTAAACCTACTAATGATAACAccaatttattcaaattaaaataataacaaagttcAGAATAGGGACTGAAATCATAATTAGACCTCTGCTAGGTGACTTGATACTAATGCTTCTATACTTAAGAATAG from Gossypium arboreum isolate Shixiya-1 chromosome 1, ASM2569848v2, whole genome shotgun sequence harbors:
- the LOC108480236 gene encoding uncharacterized protein LOC108480236 — protein: MSPPSLLGPPELRHPTPPKPETTVATTTTKVPSDPFMDLMLANFNKAKNTPSMGFTENNSATYLATGNPCLDFFFHVVPNSPPDSIREMLGRAWNFDPLMTLKLICNLRGVRGTGKSDKEGFYTAAFWLHDHHPKTLACNLDSFVNFGYFKDLPEILYRLLEGSTVRQVQKQDWLMRKMGIFREGSRCYSKKQKVEKSKPKGATNPNLEKAKARDLRKEKKISMAKKVIGRYSRDPDFRFLYERVSDLFAACLKSDMEFLKSNETRKIGLAAKWCPSIDSSFDKSTLLCESISKKIFSRENYPEYEGIDEEHYAYRVRDRLRKDVLVPLRKVLELPEVYIGANKWDSIPYNRVASIAMKFYKEKFLKHDKDRFSKYLEDVKAGKSTIASGALLPHEIIAELNKADDEQVEQVAELQWQRMVNDLLQRGKLRNCMAVSDVSGSMHGTPMEVSVALGVLVSDLSEKPWKGKLITFSESPKLKLVEGGNLKEKTQFVRDMEWGGNTDFQKVFDLILKVAVDGNLKPEQMIKRLFVFSDMEFDQASMSPWETDYDVIVKKFTEKGYGDVIPQIVFWNLRHSRATPLPATQKGVALVSGFSKNLLKMFLDEDGDINPVAVMEAAISGEEYQKLVVLD